From the genome of Metallibacterium scheffleri:
CCGGACGCTGCGCGCAGTGCGCCACGCAACGTTCGATGGTGGCAAAGTCGTGGATGCCGTACCAGAACACCTTCCAGCGCGGCTGTTTATAGCTGCCGTCGGACTCGGCGTAATAGAACGGATTGACCGGATTGCCGTGGCGCGAGCGCCAGAACAGGCGCGGATGCCCGGCGCGCATCACCTGCCAGATGGCGCGGCCCAGGCCCTCGCCCTGCGCGGCATCGAGCACGGCGAACTTGTCGAGGTAGGTCATCTCGCCCTCGCGGGTGAGGATCATCGCGGCGCGGTAGTTCTCGCTCACGTAGACACAAACCGGCTGCACGCGCTCAAAGTAATCCGGCACCAGCACGCGGCCGAAGCTGGACTCGATCAGCGTGCGCAGCCGCGCGCGGTCCACGCCGTTCCAGTCATCGAAACGCAGCACCTTCTCGCCGCGCCGCACGAGCGTGCCGGAGCCCTTGTGCGTGAACAGCTCCTTGGCCAGTTCGGCCGGACGCGTGATCGACACCGACGAGGTCAGCGGCAGCGCATTGAGCAGGTCGGCGATCTGCTCGATCTTGACGCGCATGCCGCCGTTGATCCACGGCTGACGCAGCAACGGCTCGTAATCGGTGGACAGGTTGATCGAGTCGATCACCTTGCCGTGGTCGTCCAGCAACCCGCCGGTGCCGGTGAGGAAGATGATCTTGTAGGGCTGCAGCGCGCGCACCAGCTCGTTGGCGGCGAAATCGGCATTGACGTTGAGGATCTGGCCCTCGTCGGTCTCGCCCAGGCTGGCCAGCACCGGGATCGAGCCGGCGCGCAGGCTGGCCTCGATCGGCGCCAGGTCCACGCGCTCGACCTTGCCGACCATGCCGTAGCGTTCGCGATCCAGATAGCGCGCGCTGAATACGCCGGACAGCACCGAGGTGGCGCGCGTATCCATCGCTTGCAACGCCTCGACCAGGCGCAGGTTCTGCTGCTGGAACACGCGCCGCACGATGCCCAGCGCCGGCGCGCTGGTCACGCGCAGGCCATCGATCGTCTGCTTCTCGATGCCGGCGGCGGCGAGTTCCTCATCGAGCTGCGGACCGGCGCCGTGCAGCACGATCGGCGTCAGTCCGACCTGCTGCAGGAAACCCAGCGAGGACGCCAGCTCGGGCAACTCGTCGCGCAGGATCGCACCGCCGACCTTGACCACGGCAAAGCGCTTGGCATCCAGCTCCGAGAAGCGCTTGAGGTATTGCTGGATCTCGCGCGCGCTGGCCATGCTCGAGAGCAGGCGCACGATGGTCTGGCGCAGGTTCTTGTGGGCGTCCACTCAGGCGAGCCCCCGATCGATGATGGCATGCACGCGCGCGGCGTAACCCGCAAGCTGATCCAGCGCCACCCATTCATCGGCGCTGTGCGCCTGGGCGATGTCGCCGGGGCCGAACACGAAGCTGGTGCAGCCCGCCTGCGAGAACAGCGCGGCCTCGGTCCAGAAGTCCACCGCGTTGCCCACCGGCAGACCCAGTTCGTCGGCCAGATCGCGCGCGGCCAGGCGCCGCGCCTCGGCCTCGGCGATGTCACCCGCGGGCAGTGATGGGCCACGGAAGGTTTCCTCGAAGTGCGCGGGCGCGGGATCGGCCAGCGCCTGCAACTGCGCGAGGACGGCATCGGTATCCATCGAAGGCAGCGGGCGCAACCCGCAGCGCAGCTCGCAACCGGGTGCGATCACGTTGGCCTTGATGCCGCCTTCGATGCGGCCGATGTTGAAGCGCAGCCCGGTGAGCCCGGCGAAACGCTGGTGCGCTTGCGTGTCCACCCAGTCCAGCGCGCGCGCGCCCCAGCGCAAGGCTTGGTGCACGGCGCTGCTGGAGGCCTGCTGCACGGCCGACGCATGACCCGCCACGCCGGCGAAACGCAGCAGCACCGAACTGATGCCGCGATGCGCCAGCACCACCTCGCCGTGCGTGGGCTCGGCGACGATCACGGCATTGAAAGTAGGAATTCGGGACACTAGACCCTGGACTCGGGCAGGCGAATGCGCACGCAGGAACGCCGGCACGCAGCGCGCATCGTTGGCTTCTTCGTCGCTGGTGAACAGGAACGCGCAGGCGCCGTCGCTGTGTGTCGCCGCGGCCACCAGCGCCGCCGCCGCGCCCTTGATGTCGCAGGCACCCAGGCCGATGGCGCGGTCTGCGGTCACACGCAGCGCGAAGGGACTGGCGCTCCACTGCGGCGCATCGGGCACCGTGTCCAGATGCACGTTGAACAACAGCCGCGGCGTGCCGCGCACCGCCAACAGACTCACGGCGCCGGCGCCGTGATCGGTCAGCGTGCAGGCGAAGCCGGGCAGTTGCTGCTGCAGATACGCGAAGATGCCGCCGCCGTCGATGGCGCGCGGCGGATTGCGCGTGTCGCAAGCGACCAGCGCGCGCAGATGCGCGAGCACTTCGTCGAGCAGTGCAGGGTCGCACCTCATCAACGATTCACCTCGGCCCACAGCGTGGAGCTCATGCCGAACAGCTTGATGAAGCCCTCGGCTTCGGCCACGCCCCAGTCGGCCGACTGCGCGTAGGTGGCGCCCTTGGCGTTGAGGATGTGCGGCGAGCGCACCGCCACCGCCTGCACGCCGCCGCCGTGGGTTTCCAGCACGACCTCGCCGTTGACCATGCGCTGGCTGCTGGCCAGGAACGCCTCCAGGTCGGTTTTCAGCGGATCGTGGAAGAAGCCCTCGTACACCAGTTCCACCCATTTGCGTGCCAGCTCCGGCTTGAAGCGGTTCTGCGCCTTGCTCAGCACGGCTTCCTCCAGCGCGCGGTGCGCGGCGAGCAGCGCGATCAGGCCCGGCGCCTCGAACACGATGCGGCCCTTGAGGCCGATGGTGGTGTCGCCGGTGTACACGCCACGGCCCACGCCATAGGCC
Proteins encoded in this window:
- a CDS encoding acetylglutamate kinase, which produces MASAREIQQYLKRFSELDAKRFAVVKVGGAILRDELPELASSLGFLQQVGLTPIVLHGAGPQLDEELAAAGIEKQTIDGLRVTSAPALGIVRRVFQQQNLRLVEALQAMDTRATSVLSGVFSARYLDRERYGMVGKVERVDLAPIEASLRAGSIPVLASLGETDEGQILNVNADFAANELVRALQPYKIIFLTGTGGLLDDHGKVIDSINLSTDYEPLLRQPWINGGMRVKIEQIADLLNALPLTSSVSITRPAELAKELFTHKGSGTLVRRGEKVLRFDDWNGVDRARLRTLIESSFGRVLVPDYFERVQPVCVYVSENYRAAMILTREGEMTYLDKFAVLDAAQGEGLGRAIWQVMRAGHPRLFWRSRHGNPVNPFYYAESDGSYKQPRWKVFWYGIHDFATIERCVAHCAQRPATLAD
- a CDS encoding acetylornithine deacetylase, whose protein sequence is MRCDPALLDEVLAHLRALVACDTRNPPRAIDGGGIFAYLQQQLPGFACTLTDHGAGAVSLLAVRGTPRLLFNVHLDTVPDAPQWSASPFALRVTADRAIGLGACDIKGAAAALVAAATHSDGACAFLFTSDEEANDARCVPAFLRAHSPARVQGLVSRIPTFNAVIVAEPTHGEVVLAHRGISSVLLRFAGVAGHASAVQQASSSAVHQALRWGARALDWVDTQAHQRFAGLTGLRFNIGRIEGGIKANVIAPGCELRCGLRPLPSMDTDAVLAQLQALADPAPAHFEETFRGPSLPAGDIAEAEARRLAARDLADELGLPVGNAVDFWTEAALFSQAGCTSFVFGPGDIAQAHSADEWVALDQLAGYAARVHAIIDRGLA